One stretch of Thermus filiformis DNA includes these proteins:
- a CDS encoding c-type cytochrome, whose amino-acid sequence MRRLWLLLPLLAGCGWMWDQPKVKAFRESPLPVETAEERVALGEVVGPARTGLLEGGGFADLPFVPTQEELVRGKVLYQSYCAVCHGEKGLGDGRVIPLGMPRPRSFQDPALQGVPAGYFYFAATNGFGRMLSYASRIPWRERWLVAAYIKACVQGTCPEEVVRATVY is encoded by the coding sequence GTGCGTAGGCTCTGGCTTCTTCTGCCCCTCCTCGCGGGGTGCGGCTGGATGTGGGACCAGCCCAAGGTGAAGGCCTTCCGGGAAAGCCCCCTCCCCGTGGAGACCGCGGAGGAGCGGGTGGCCCTGGGGGAGGTTGTGGGCCCGGCCCGAACCGGGCTTCTGGAGGGGGGCGGGTTCGCCGACCTCCCCTTCGTCCCCACCCAAGAGGAGCTGGTCCGGGGGAAGGTCCTCTACCAGAGCTACTGCGCCGTCTGCCACGGGGAGAAGGGCCTGGGGGACGGCCGGGTGATCCCCTTGGGCATGCCCAGGCCCCGCTCCTTCCAGGACCCGGCCTTGCAGGGGGTGCCCGCCGGGTACTTCTACTTCGCCGCCACCAACGGCTTCGGCCGGATGCTCTCCTACGCCTCCCGCATCCCCTGGCGGGAGCGGTGGCTGGTGGCCGCGTACATCAAGGCCTGCGTCCAGGGGACTTGTCCTGAGGAGGTGGTCCGTGCAACGGTCTATTAG
- a CDS encoding 4Fe-4S dicluster domain-containing protein, producing MKRGWTESLEEALFSEEFPFGKVSRRGVLAAGLASLAACTPVVRRKGVPYVRQPEGVVEGGRQEYASAAFHAGFAQPLRVRTYQGRPLGLVELREDHPLDPYALAGLYTLYDPRRRKEADWEGLKRIRTYKEALLVLPRSTDPRLKALLEALPVRAVFYEAWDFQEVYRGTELLCGRPLWPVYRAEGVKTFLFLDLDLQDHPAGYALARQVAAARPEARVYAVESGYTLFGAYADHRLALKPSGLEAFLYDLAKALGVLEGRPEGDYGGFLPALVEDLRAGGLVLPGVHLGAPLQALAQAVNLALGARVDFLPPLEVAPASREALKEVEGAEAVLWAAEGPMPDLKKPFAARLGLYGDYPLAHPLEAGGLGYDAFGRLWPAQALVKPLFGGRDLLAVLAGVFGVEVPPMPEGYREALRQGRPLAETPPLQATPRPGWTRDLPSPQNRGLELVVRPDFALYDGRYRENPFLQELPRPLSKLVWDGALHLSPKEAERLGLLEEVKARERRGDPRRPLVQVRVQGREAALPLWVLPGLAEGVALAPLSHLAFAPGLAEAELRPLGRDYPLVSTQYHGELGAVEAVRVYPKDHLPPPKEEKRVSLYPAWPPGEHAWALVVDLTRCLGCGLCTLACQVENNTPVVGKEEVAKGREMHWMRVDRYFEGEKALFQPVMCQHCEKAPCEPVCPVAATEHSTEGLNLMVYNRCVGTKYCSANCPYKARRFNFFPYAEAFIGQGDPRRAKESPLALLMNPEVTVRSRGVMEKCTYCVQRIELARAQAARENRSIRTGEVRTACQEACPGQAIHFGDLLDPKDPIQALREKPHHYALLEEANTWPRTTYLARLENPNPRLTKEEAHG from the coding sequence ATGAAAAGAGGCTGGACGGAATCCCTAGAAGAGGCGCTATTTTCGGAGGAGTTCCCCTTCGGGAAGGTCTCCCGCAGGGGAGTCCTGGCCGCGGGCCTGGCGAGCCTGGCCGCCTGCACCCCGGTGGTGCGGCGCAAGGGGGTGCCCTACGTCCGCCAGCCGGAGGGGGTGGTGGAGGGGGGGCGGCAGGAGTACGCCTCCGCCGCCTTTCACGCGGGCTTCGCCCAGCCCCTGCGGGTCCGGACCTACCAGGGCCGGCCTTTGGGCCTGGTGGAGCTCCGGGAGGACCACCCCCTGGACCCCTACGCCCTGGCGGGCCTGTACACCCTCTACGACCCCCGGCGGAGGAAGGAGGCGGACTGGGAGGGGCTTAAAAGGATACGGACCTACAAGGAGGCCCTCCTGGTCCTGCCCCGGAGCACCGACCCCCGCCTGAAGGCCCTCTTGGAGGCCCTTCCGGTCCGGGCGGTCTTCTACGAGGCCTGGGACTTCCAGGAGGTCTACCGGGGGACGGAGCTCCTCTGCGGCCGCCCCCTCTGGCCGGTCTACCGGGCCGAGGGGGTAAAGACCTTCCTCTTCCTGGACCTGGACCTCCAGGACCACCCCGCGGGGTACGCCCTGGCCCGCCAGGTGGCGGCCGCCAGGCCGGAGGCCCGGGTCTACGCGGTGGAGAGCGGCTACACCCTCTTCGGGGCCTACGCGGACCACCGGCTGGCCCTCAAGCCCTCGGGCCTCGAGGCCTTCCTGTACGACCTGGCCAAGGCCCTGGGGGTGCTGGAGGGGAGGCCGGAGGGCGACTACGGGGGCTTCCTCCCCGCCCTGGTGGAGGACCTGCGGGCGGGGGGGCTCGTCCTGCCTGGGGTCCACCTGGGGGCCCCCTTGCAGGCCCTGGCCCAGGCGGTGAACCTGGCCCTGGGGGCCCGGGTGGACTTCCTGCCCCCCTTGGAGGTGGCCCCGGCCTCGCGGGAGGCCCTGAAGGAGGTGGAGGGGGCGGAGGCGGTCCTCTGGGCCGCGGAGGGGCCCATGCCGGACCTGAAAAAGCCCTTCGCCGCCCGGCTGGGCCTCTACGGGGACTACCCCCTGGCCCACCCCCTGGAGGCGGGCGGCCTGGGCTACGACGCCTTCGGCCGCCTCTGGCCCGCCCAGGCCCTGGTCAAGCCCCTCTTCGGGGGGCGGGACCTCCTCGCCGTTTTGGCCGGGGTCTTCGGGGTGGAGGTCCCCCCCATGCCCGAGGGATACCGGGAGGCCCTGCGCCAGGGCCGGCCCCTGGCGGAGACGCCCCCCCTCCAGGCCACCCCCCGGCCCGGCTGGACCCGGGACCTTCCTTCGCCCCAAAACCGGGGGCTCGAGCTGGTGGTCCGGCCCGACTTCGCCCTCTACGACGGCCGCTACCGGGAGAACCCCTTCCTCCAGGAGCTCCCCCGGCCCCTGAGCAAGCTGGTCTGGGACGGGGCCCTCCACCTTTCCCCCAAGGAGGCGGAAAGGCTCGGCCTCCTGGAGGAGGTAAAGGCCAGGGAGCGGCGGGGCGACCCCCGGCGGCCCCTGGTCCAGGTGCGGGTCCAGGGGCGGGAGGCGGCCCTGCCCCTCTGGGTCCTCCCCGGCCTGGCTGAGGGGGTGGCCCTGGCCCCCCTTTCCCACCTGGCCTTCGCCCCCGGGCTGGCCGAGGCGGAGCTCCGGCCCCTGGGCCGGGACTACCCCCTGGTCTCCACCCAGTACCACGGGGAGCTGGGGGCGGTGGAGGCGGTGCGGGTCTACCCCAAGGACCACCTCCCCCCGCCCAAGGAGGAGAAGCGGGTCTCCCTCTACCCCGCCTGGCCCCCCGGGGAGCACGCCTGGGCCTTGGTGGTGGACCTGACCCGCTGTTTGGGGTGCGGGCTCTGCACCCTGGCCTGCCAGGTGGAGAACAACACCCCCGTGGTGGGCAAGGAGGAGGTGGCCAAGGGGCGGGAGATGCACTGGATGCGGGTGGACCGGTACTTTGAGGGGGAAAAGGCCCTCTTCCAGCCCGTGATGTGCCAGCACTGCGAGAAGGCGCCCTGCGAGCCGGTCTGCCCGGTGGCGGCCACGGAGCACTCCACCGAGGGGCTGAACCTGATGGTCTACAACCGGTGCGTGGGCACCAAGTACTGCTCCGCCAACTGCCCCTACAAGGCCCGGCGCTTCAACTTCTTCCCCTACGCGGAGGCCTTCATCGGCCAGGGGGACCCCAGGCGGGCCAAGGAGAGCCCCCTCGCCCTCCTCATGAACCCCGAGGTCACGGTGCGCAGCCGCGGGGTGATGGAGAAGTGCACCTACTGCGTCCAGCGCATCGAGCTCGCCCGGGCCCAGGCGGCCCGGGAGAACCGCTCCATCCGCACCGGGGAGGTCCGGACGGCCTGCCAGGAGGCCTGCCCGGGGCAGGCCATCCACTTCGGCGACCTTTTGGACCCCAAGGACCCCATCCAGGCCCTGCGGGAGAAGCCCCACCACTACGCCCTTCTGGAGGAGGCCAACACCTGGCCCCGCACCACCTACCTGGCCCGGCTGGAGAACCCCAACCCCCGCCTGACGAAGGAGGAGGCCCATGGATAA
- a CDS encoding DUF3341 domain-containing protein → MLYGYMAYFSEPKAFLAAARRLREEGFRFEAYAPNPVEGLKEALGDGKEPVPWVAFLLGILGLGLALFLQVYASLDYPLNAGGKPVLGWPAFIPVAFELTILTITLGVFLYLLYVTGLPLAWHPVKHAPNYVEVLLDRYGLFVPVTEARLEEAASLLRALGAEVEEVRRA, encoded by the coding sequence ATGCTCTACGGCTACATGGCCTACTTTTCCGAACCCAAGGCCTTTTTGGCCGCGGCGCGGAGGCTAAGGGAGGAGGGGTTCCGCTTTGAGGCCTACGCCCCGAACCCCGTGGAAGGCCTCAAGGAGGCGTTGGGAGACGGCAAGGAGCCCGTCCCCTGGGTGGCCTTCCTCCTGGGGATTCTGGGCCTCGGCCTGGCCCTCTTCCTCCAGGTCTACGCCTCCTTGGACTACCCCCTCAACGCCGGGGGAAAGCCGGTTTTGGGCTGGCCCGCCTTCATCCCCGTGGCCTTTGAGCTCACCATTTTGACCATCACCCTGGGGGTCTTCCTCTATCTCCTCTACGTCACCGGCCTCCCCCTCGCCTGGCACCCGGTGAAGCACGCCCCGAACTATGTGGAGGTCCTCCTGGACCGGTACGGCCTCTTCGTCCCCGTGACCGAGGCCCGCCTCGAGGAGGCGGCCTCCCTGCTCCGGGCCCTGGGGGCGGAGGTGGAGGAGGTGCGGCGTGCGTAG
- a CDS encoding cyanophycinase produces the protein MRQGFFAVLGGDPLKGALAEVEGALLERTGGRALWLVPYPLRDLAEAWRLAYKTLGLKEGRILALRRREEAFDQEVAAYVAGFPLVLMAAEGFLEFLDLLAGSLVQKALDYVRAQGGVVAAVGEGAGLLGEAAFFPFEGGLRARLGLSLVPGLAVLPRVEERGRFQLLSKLVADNPDLVGVGLAENSAVFLYAKEGEVRAGQVTLVDPSGAEHTARGVRGLRVDLLRAGERFLLP, from the coding sequence ATGCGCCAAGGGTTTTTCGCCGTCCTGGGGGGCGACCCCTTGAAGGGCGCCCTGGCCGAGGTGGAAGGGGCGCTTCTGGAGCGCACGGGCGGCCGGGCCCTCTGGCTCGTCCCCTACCCCTTGCGGGACCTGGCGGAGGCCTGGCGGCTCGCCTACAAGACCCTGGGCCTGAAGGAGGGCCGGATCCTGGCCCTGAGGCGGCGGGAGGAGGCCTTTGACCAGGAGGTGGCCGCCTACGTGGCCGGCTTCCCCCTGGTCCTGATGGCGGCCGAGGGGTTTTTGGAGTTTTTGGACCTTCTGGCGGGTAGCCTGGTCCAGAAGGCCTTGGACTACGTCCGGGCCCAGGGCGGGGTGGTGGCGGCGGTGGGGGAGGGGGCGGGGCTTTTGGGCGAGGCGGCCTTCTTCCCCTTTGAGGGCGGGTTGCGGGCCCGGCTGGGCCTGAGCCTCGTTCCCGGGCTCGCCGTCCTGCCCCGGGTGGAGGAGCGGGGGCGGTTCCAGCTCCTTTCCAAGCTGGTGGCGGACAACCCCGACCTGGTGGGGGTGGGCCTGGCCGAGAACAGCGCGGTCTTCCTCTACGCCAAGGAGGGGGAGGTCCGGGCGGGGCAGGTGACCCTGGTGGACCCCAGCGGGGCCGAGCACACCGCCCGGGGGGTGCGGGGGCTGCGGGTGGACCTGCTCAGGGCCGGGGAGCGCTTCCTTCTGCCCTAA
- a CDS encoding metal-binding protein: protein MPSGRVHEAINLTTLGLMGLAYLATGPRKDLADPGVLAFTMSYLVGTFLITPDLDLAEKRVRAKGRWGVLGVLWWPYGAVFRHRGLSHTWVLGPLTRLVYLALVLYLLWLFLGGVYAYLAGGRLPALLLLPGLPKEVLLQALLGYYLSQWLHLLADGILPDRDLRRRPR, encoded by the coding sequence ATGCCCTCGGGGCGGGTGCACGAGGCCATCAACCTGACCACGCTCGGCCTAATGGGCCTGGCCTATCTCGCCACCGGGCCCCGGAAGGACCTGGCCGACCCGGGGGTCCTGGCCTTCACCATGAGCTATCTGGTGGGGACCTTCCTCATCACCCCGGACCTGGACCTGGCGGAGAAGAGGGTGCGGGCCAAGGGGCGGTGGGGGGTGTTGGGGGTCTTGTGGTGGCCCTACGGGGCGGTCTTCCGGCACCGGGGGCTTTCCCACACCTGGGTTCTGGGCCCCTTGACCCGCTTGGTCTACCTGGCCCTCGTCCTATACCTCCTCTGGCTCTTCCTGGGGGGGGTGTACGCCTATTTGGCGGGGGGGCGGCTTCCCGCCCTCCTCCTCCTGCCCGGCCTGCCGAAGGAGGTCCTCCTCCAGGCCCTCCTCGGCTACTACCTTTCCCAGTGGCTCCACCTCCTGGCAGACGGCATCCTGCCGGACCGGGACCTTAGGCGAAGGCCACGGTGA
- the nrfD gene encoding NrfD/PsrC family molybdoenzyme membrane anchor subunit, with amino-acid sequence MDKDLIKGEFTEKGLIEELLKPVEKPPPRPWWVVLAVGGALTLAWLYAILVTFLRGLGTWGINQPVAWGYDIVHFVWWIGIGHAGTLISAILVLMRQNWRDSLNRLTEAMTLFAVLCAATYPLIHMGRAQNFYWVFPYPNTLAMWPQYKSPLSWDVLAILTYLTISTLFLYLGLIPDLALLRERSAGWRKRLYGWLSLGWTGNARHWALYRAVYVLLAGLATPVVISVHSVVSMDFAYGVVPGWHLTVFPPFFAAGAIYSGFAMALTLIIPLRRWYRLESVITERHLDWMAKVTLASGLGVAYIYLLEIFIAWYSGEPAEWAQQLWRMTGPYAPFYWAMMLINVVLLQTLWFPRLRQNLTWLFVFSLLANVGMWLERFVIVVISLSHDFLPGSFHLYQPTWVDWTLFLGTIGFFLFGLAVFIRLFPPIAVAEMVHLYHRLRGH; translated from the coding sequence ATGGATAAGGACCTGATCAAGGGCGAGTTCACGGAAAAGGGTCTGATCGAGGAGCTCCTGAAGCCCGTGGAAAAGCCCCCGCCCAGGCCCTGGTGGGTGGTCCTCGCCGTGGGGGGCGCCCTGACCCTGGCCTGGCTCTACGCCATCCTGGTCACCTTCCTCCGGGGCCTGGGCACCTGGGGGATCAACCAGCCCGTGGCCTGGGGGTACGACATCGTCCACTTCGTCTGGTGGATCGGGATCGGGCACGCGGGGACCCTGATCAGCGCCATCCTGGTCCTCATGCGGCAGAACTGGCGGGACTCCCTGAACCGCCTCACCGAGGCCATGACCCTCTTCGCCGTCCTGTGCGCCGCCACCTACCCCCTGATCCACATGGGCCGGGCCCAGAACTTCTACTGGGTCTTCCCCTACCCCAACACCCTTGCCATGTGGCCCCAGTACAAGAGCCCCCTCTCCTGGGACGTCCTGGCCATCCTCACCTACCTCACCATCTCCACCCTCTTCCTCTACCTGGGCCTCATCCCCGACCTGGCCCTTTTGCGGGAGCGGAGCGCGGGTTGGCGGAAGAGGCTTTACGGCTGGCTCTCCCTGGGCTGGACGGGGAACGCCCGGCATTGGGCGCTTTACCGGGCGGTCTACGTCCTCCTAGCGGGGCTCGCCACCCCGGTGGTCATCTCCGTCCACTCGGTGGTGAGCATGGACTTCGCCTACGGGGTGGTCCCGGGCTGGCACCTCACCGTCTTCCCCCCCTTCTTCGCCGCCGGGGCCATCTACTCGGGCTTCGCCATGGCCCTCACCCTCATCATCCCCCTGCGCCGGTGGTACCGGCTGGAGAGCGTGATCACTGAGCGGCACCTGGACTGGATGGCCAAGGTGACCCTGGCCTCGGGCCTGGGGGTGGCCTACATCTACCTCCTGGAGATCTTCATCGCCTGGTACTCGGGCGAGCCCGCGGAGTGGGCCCAGCAGCTCTGGCGGATGACCGGGCCCTACGCCCCCTTCTACTGGGCCATGATGCTCATCAACGTGGTCCTCCTGCAGACCCTCTGGTTTCCCCGCCTGCGCCAAAACCTCACCTGGCTTTTCGTCTTCTCCCTCCTGGCCAACGTGGGGATGTGGCTCGAGCGCTTCGTCATCGTGGTCATCAGCCTCTCCCACGACTTTTTGCCCGGGAGCTTCCACCTCTACCAGCCCACCTGGGTGGACTGGACGCTTTTCCTGGGCACCATCGGCTTCTTCCTCTTCGGCCTGGCGGTCTTCATCCGCCTTTTTCCCCCCATCGCGGTGGCCGAGATGGTCCACCTCTACCACCGCCTCCGGGGGCACTGA
- a CDS encoding TetR/AcrR family transcriptional regulator encodes MVKEARVDKRTAILEATLAVLTEKGLSGLKVEEVARRAEVGKGTIYLYFKDKQDLLRALVEYRTFGFYQEVAAVVESPRPFFERLKEVLARRIAWVEEWRGLWAAVAREADPEPQAWLKGMHERYLALLEALVKSGQEEGAVREELSPRLTAAILAALGCSPLVDLPGEDYVGHLLLVLQKGVGR; translated from the coding sequence GTGGTCAAGGAAGCCAGGGTGGATAAGCGCACCGCCATTTTAGAAGCTACCCTGGCCGTTCTTACCGAAAAGGGCCTTTCCGGGCTCAAGGTGGAGGAGGTGGCCCGCCGGGCGGAGGTGGGTAAGGGAACCATCTACCTCTACTTCAAGGACAAGCAGGACCTCCTAAGAGCCCTGGTGGAGTACCGAACCTTCGGCTTTTACCAGGAGGTGGCCGCGGTGGTGGAAAGCCCGCGGCCTTTTTTTGAGCGCCTGAAGGAGGTCCTCGCCCGCCGCATCGCCTGGGTGGAGGAGTGGCGGGGGCTGTGGGCGGCGGTGGCGCGGGAGGCCGACCCGGAGCCCCAGGCCTGGCTCAAGGGGATGCACGAGCGGTACCTGGCCCTCCTCGAGGCCCTCGTCAAGAGCGGCCAGGAGGAGGGGGCGGTGCGGGAGGAGCTCTCCCCCAGGCTCACCGCCGCCATCCTGGCCGCCTTGGGGTGCAGCCCCCTGGTGGACCTGCCCGGGGAGGACTACGTGGGGCATCTGCTTCTGGTGCTTCAGAAAGGAGTGGGGAGATGA
- a CDS encoding TlpA family protein disulfide reductase, translating into MRALALLALMGLALAIAPGEVLPDFQLLDPKGNLITPKTMPKPAVIVFWASWCPVCRAEFPSLHEVAEKTKVPFFVISREPRDTKEVVLAYMKAYPRFVPLLASSADTPARVAERFRILGQPWTLVVDKEGKVVALFAGRAGKEALLDALLLAGAEVE; encoded by the coding sequence ATGCGCGCCCTCGCCCTTTTGGCCCTCATGGGCCTGGCCCTGGCCATCGCCCCGGGGGAGGTCCTGCCGGACTTCCAGCTCCTGGACCCCAAGGGAAACCTCATCACCCCCAAGACCATGCCCAAACCGGCGGTGATCGTCTTCTGGGCCAGCTGGTGCCCGGTCTGCCGGGCGGAGTTCCCCTCCCTGCACGAGGTGGCGGAGAAGACCAAGGTACCCTTCTTCGTCATCAGCCGGGAGCCCAGGGACACCAAGGAGGTGGTCCTCGCCTACATGAAGGCCTACCCCCGGTTCGTCCCCCTCCTGGCCTCGAGCGCCGACACCCCGGCCCGGGTGGCGGAGCGGTTCCGCATCCTGGGCCAGCCCTGGACCCTGGTGGTGGACAAGGAGGGGAAGGTGGTGGCCCTCTTCGCGGGCCGGGCGGGGAAGGAGGCCCTCTTAGACGCCCTCCTCCTGGCGGGGGCGGAGGTGGAGTAG
- the tsaE gene encoding tRNA (adenosine(37)-N6)-threonylcarbamoyltransferase complex ATPase subunit type 1 TsaE: MWTLKSLEDTEALARHLADSLPPGSLVVLKGPLGAGKTTLVQHLVRALGFTGRASSPTYTLVHAYPTPEGLVVHADAYRLQDPGLLAPELQAYRDEARLILVEWGDPEALEADYLLEITPTQEGRVARLLHLRPRQEEGV; encoded by the coding sequence ATGTGGACGTTGAAAAGCCTGGAGGACACCGAGGCCCTGGCCCGCCACCTGGCCGACTCCCTTCCCCCGGGAAGCCTGGTGGTCCTAAAAGGCCCCCTGGGGGCGGGGAAGACCACCCTGGTCCAGCACCTGGTCCGGGCCCTGGGCTTCACCGGCCGGGCCTCGAGCCCCACCTACACCCTGGTCCACGCGTACCCCACCCCCGAGGGGCTGGTGGTCCACGCGGACGCCTACCGCCTGCAAGACCCCGGCCTCCTCGCCCCAGAGCTCCAGGCCTACCGGGATGAGGCCCGGCTCATCCTGGTGGAGTGGGGGGATCCGGAAGCACTGGAGGCGGACTATCTTTTGGAGATCACTCCCACCCAGGAGGGGCGGGTGGCCCGGCTACTCCACCTCCGCCCCCGCCAGGAGGAGGGCGTCTAA
- a CDS encoding cytochrome b, translating to MYKWLDERLDLQGLYKKVFRKAFPVHHSFFLGEITLFAFIVLVLTGIFLTLNYEPSIREVRLPDGRTVPAAYGSILYIDSLPFGAVIRSLHHWSAHVMIAAAFLHMLRILLSGAYKKPRELNYLVGLALLGLTVVTAFTGYALPYDNYAVTATRIGYGIAVSIPWIGDTLAQVFFGGEFPGSEKSIPRLYSLHVLWLPLTLLAVIGLHLVIMLKQKHTQPRYAERVAPGKILGVPMYPQQAVMMGILFALYVGVMSFIAGAFLAHPVEAFGPPTPNTPAVKPDWYFLWLYGLLQIIPSSWEFRLFGATIGPEFIGGALVPGILAVVGLLLPFVDVRKDKMRYLELPSEHPARTSGVLALLAFLLMASLAGYKIDFQQQGSLLGNNAVLWTLVLGVPLLTYFVSYTLLRVFYGRKAEAR from the coding sequence ATGTACAAGTGGCTGGACGAACGCCTGGACCTGCAAGGCCTTTACAAAAAGGTCTTCCGCAAGGCCTTCCCGGTGCACCACTCCTTCTTTTTGGGAGAGATCACCCTCTTCGCCTTCATCGTTTTGGTGCTTACCGGAATCTTCCTCACCCTGAACTACGAACCCTCCATCCGGGAGGTGAGGCTCCCCGACGGGCGCACCGTGCCCGCCGCCTACGGGAGCATCCTCTACATTGACAGCCTTCCCTTCGGGGCGGTGATCCGGAGCCTCCACCACTGGTCGGCCCACGTGATGATCGCCGCCGCCTTCCTCCACATGCTCCGCATCCTCCTCTCCGGGGCCTACAAGAAGCCCCGGGAGCTCAACTACCTGGTGGGGCTCGCGCTTCTGGGCCTCACCGTGGTGACCGCCTTCACCGGCTACGCCCTCCCCTACGACAACTACGCGGTCACCGCCACCCGGATCGGGTACGGCATCGCGGTTTCCATCCCCTGGATCGGGGACACCCTGGCCCAGGTGTTCTTCGGAGGGGAGTTCCCCGGCTCGGAGAAGTCCATCCCCCGGCTCTACAGCCTCCACGTCCTCTGGCTCCCCCTCACCCTGCTGGCCGTGATCGGGCTCCACCTGGTCATCATGCTGAAGCAGAAGCACACCCAGCCCCGCTACGCGGAGCGGGTGGCCCCGGGGAAGATCCTGGGCGTGCCCATGTACCCCCAGCAGGCGGTGATGATGGGCATCCTCTTCGCCCTCTACGTGGGGGTGATGAGCTTCATCGCCGGGGCCTTCCTGGCCCACCCGGTGGAGGCCTTCGGGCCGCCCACCCCCAACACCCCGGCGGTGAAGCCCGACTGGTACTTCCTCTGGCTCTACGGCCTCCTGCAGATCATCCCCTCCAGCTGGGAGTTCCGCCTCTTCGGGGCCACCATCGGGCCGGAGTTCATCGGCGGCGCCCTTGTCCCGGGGATTTTGGCGGTGGTGGGCCTCCTCCTTCCGTTCGTGGACGTCCGCAAGGACAAGATGCGCTACCTGGAGCTCCCCTCGGAGCACCCGGCGCGCACCAGCGGCGTCCTGGCCCTCCTCGCCTTCCTCCTGATGGCAAGCCTCGCCGGGTACAAGATTGACTTCCAGCAGCAGGGCTCCCTCCTCGGCAACAACGCCGTCCTGTGGACCCTGGTCCTGGGGGTCCCCCTCCTCACCTACTTCGTGAGCTACACCCTGCTCCGGGTCTTCTACGGCCGCAAGGCCGAGGCCCGCTAG
- a CDS encoding CarD family transcriptional regulator translates to MKEYRPGDKVVLPPYGVGVVAGIAERRVSGVARAYYQVDFPGTRSKAYVPVEAPQTVGLRPALSPEEIPAILDLLKNGRMPLPRQWAARHRKTSEILADGNPYRIAQLAGQLRAWDLERGLPDLDRQALRRAVHLLAEEVAQTLEISLQEARALFEEVWGEDLN, encoded by the coding sequence ATGAAGGAGTACCGTCCCGGCGACAAGGTGGTCCTGCCCCCTTACGGGGTCGGCGTGGTGGCCGGCATCGCGGAGAGGCGGGTGAGCGGGGTGGCCCGCGCCTACTACCAGGTGGACTTTCCCGGCACCCGCTCCAAGGCCTACGTACCCGTGGAGGCCCCGCAGACCGTGGGCCTGCGCCCGGCCTTGAGCCCGGAGGAGATCCCCGCCATCTTGGACCTCCTGAAGAACGGGCGGATGCCCCTGCCCAGGCAGTGGGCGGCCCGGCACCGGAAGACGAGCGAGATCCTGGCGGACGGCAACCCCTACCGGATCGCCCAGCTCGCGGGCCAGCTTAGGGCCTGGGACCTGGAGCGGGGCCTGCCCGACCTGGACCGCCAGGCCCTGCGCCGGGCCGTGCACCTCCTGGCCGAGGAGGTGGCCCAGACCCTGGAGATCAGCCTCCAGGAGGCCCGGGCCCTCTTTGAGGAGGTCTGGGGGGAGGACCTGAACTAA
- a CDS encoding cytochrome c3 family protein encodes MRRNRWVKRAFWGGVAGVFALLLVVFSGVGVGAFEQRTAPVPQPVPFSHAFHAGGLGLSCRYCHAAVERSAYAGLPPTETCMTCHLYIKPDSPNLAPVRQSWETGEPIRWNRVVNLPDFVYFHHAAHVNKGVGCAECHGRVDQMAVVYQPYAFTMKFCLDCHRNPTSRLRPKEEVMNMAYVHPPDQEALGKKLAELYRVRSPLALSDCSTCHR; translated from the coding sequence ATGCGGCGGAACCGATGGGTGAAGCGGGCCTTTTGGGGTGGGGTGGCCGGGGTGTTCGCCCTGCTCTTGGTGGTCTTCTCCGGGGTAGGGGTGGGGGCGTTTGAGCAGAGGACCGCCCCCGTCCCCCAGCCCGTCCCCTTCAGCCACGCCTTCCACGCGGGGGGGCTGGGGCTTTCCTGCCGGTACTGCCACGCGGCGGTGGAGCGGTCGGCCTACGCCGGCCTGCCCCCCACGGAGACCTGCATGACCTGCCACCTCTACATCAAGCCCGACAGCCCCAACTTGGCCCCGGTGCGCCAGAGCTGGGAGACGGGGGAGCCCATCCGGTGGAACCGGGTCGTCAACCTCCCCGACTTCGTCTACTTCCACCACGCGGCCCACGTGAACAAGGGGGTGGGGTGCGCGGAGTGCCACGGCCGGGTGGACCAGATGGCCGTGGTCTACCAGCCCTATGCCTTCACCATGAAGTTCTGCCTGGACTGCCACCGGAACCCCACCTCCCGGCTCCGGCCCAAGGAGGAGGTGATGAACATGGCCTACGTCCACCCGCCTGACCAGGAGGCCTTGGGCAAGAAGCTCGCCGAGCTCTACCGGGTGCGAAGCCCCCTGGCCCTGAGCGACTGCTCCACTTGCCACCGGTAG